In one window of Pirellulales bacterium DNA:
- the mdh gene encoding malate dehydrogenase, producing MRRAKITIVGAGNVGATTAHWCAAAELGDVVLLDIPQTENMPRGKALDLMQASPIIGFDATIQGTTNYDDTAGSDVVVITAGIPRKPGMSRDDLLGTNAKIVGSVAAEIKRTSPQAVLIVVSNPLDAMVQRAWQVSGFPTERVVGQAGVLDTARYRTFLAMELGVSVEDVSALLMGGHGDSMVPMPSCTTVGGIPITRLLDQKRLDEIVDRTRNGGAEIVNLLKTGSAYYAPAAAVAQMVEAIVRDKRRLIPCAAYCDRQYGVGGYFVGVPVVLGGRGVERVVEIELTSDEKQAFEKSVIAVKELVAAMAKLT from the coding sequence ATGCGTCGCGCGAAAATCACGATCGTCGGGGCCGGCAACGTCGGCGCCACCACCGCGCATTGGTGCGCCGCCGCCGAACTGGGCGACGTCGTGCTGCTCGATATTCCGCAAACCGAGAACATGCCGCGCGGAAAAGCGCTCGACCTGATGCAGGCCTCGCCCATCATCGGCTTCGACGCCACCATCCAGGGCACCACCAACTACGACGACACGGCCGGCAGCGACGTGGTGGTCATCACGGCGGGCATCCCCCGCAAGCCCGGCATGAGCCGCGACGACCTGCTTGGCACCAACGCCAAAATCGTCGGCTCCGTGGCCGCCGAGATCAAACGCACCAGCCCCCAGGCCGTGTTGATCGTGGTCAGCAATCCGCTCGACGCCATGGTGCAGCGGGCCTGGCAGGTGAGCGGATTTCCCACCGAGCGCGTCGTCGGGCAGGCGGGCGTGCTCGACACGGCCCGCTATCGCACCTTTCTGGCGATGGAGCTGGGCGTGAGCGTCGAAGACGTGTCGGCCCTGCTGATGGGCGGGCACGGCGACTCGATGGTGCCGATGCCAAGTTGCACCACCGTCGGCGGAATCCCGATCACGCGGCTGCTCGACCAGAAACGCCTCGACGAGATCGTCGACCGCACGCGCAACGGCGGCGCCGAGATCGTCAACCTGCTCAAGACCGGCAGTGCCTACTATGCACCGGCCGCCGCGGTGGCCCAGATGGTCGAGGCGATCGTGCGCGACAAGCGGCGGCTCATCCCCTGCGCCGCCTACTGCGATCGCCAGTACGGCGTGGGCGGTTACTTCGTCGGCGTGCCGGTCGTGTTGGGCGGTCGCGGCGTGGAGCGCGTCGTCGAGATCGAGCTGACCTCGGACGAGAAGCAGGCGTTCGAGAAGAGCGTCATCGCCGTGAAAGAACTTGTGGCCGCCATGGCGAAGCTGACGTGA
- a CDS encoding PIG-L family deacetylase: MSSSGSSENTQLDVIAVGAHPDDVEIACGGTLAVLARQGYRVGIVDLTDGEPTPLSPGPEVRLAEAQRAAETLGVTTRIQLGLTNRRLFDSFEVRVALAKEFRRYRPKLVLGFGEKTPLASPDHYQAMQITDAAVFYSRLTKWDEHFDGLPVHTVPGYLYYTLAFAALGLPTGAGHLVVDIGDTLQTKLAAIRCYETQFPPAKAHVLERVRAFAMQQGQAAGYEAGELFISTRTLGTRDLMHFLFGLTPAEAPRQPDVR; the protein is encoded by the coding sequence GTGTCGAGTAGCGGCTCCTCCGAAAACACCCAGCTTGATGTCATCGCGGTGGGCGCGCATCCCGACGACGTTGAGATTGCCTGCGGCGGCACGCTGGCGGTGCTTGCCCGGCAGGGATACCGTGTGGGCATCGTCGATCTGACCGACGGCGAGCCGACTCCCTTGTCGCCCGGCCCGGAGGTACGGCTGGCCGAGGCCCAACGGGCGGCGGAGACGCTGGGCGTAACCACCCGCATTCAGCTTGGCCTCACTAACCGCCGGCTGTTCGACAGCTTCGAGGTGCGGGTGGCCTTGGCCAAGGAGTTTCGCCGCTACCGGCCCAAGCTGGTGCTGGGCTTCGGCGAAAAGACGCCGCTGGCCTCGCCCGACCATTACCAGGCCATGCAGATCACCGACGCGGCGGTGTTCTATTCGCGGTTGACGAAGTGGGACGAACATTTCGACGGTCTGCCGGTCCACACCGTGCCGGGCTATCTTTATTACACGCTGGCTTTTGCCGCGCTCGGCCTGCCGACGGGGGCGGGGCACTTGGTGGTCGACATCGGCGACACGTTGCAGACTAAGCTGGCCGCCATCCGTTGCTACGAGACGCAGTTTCCTCCCGCCAAAGCGCATGTGCTGGAGCGCGTGCGGGCCTTCGCCATGCAGCAGGGCCAGGCGGCCGGCTATGAGGCGGGCGAGCTGTTCATCAGCACGCGCACGCTCGGCACGCGCGATCTGATGCACTTCTTGTTCGGCCTCACGCCCGCCGAGGCGCCGCGCCAGCCAGACGTGCGGTAA
- the aroA gene encoding 3-phosphoshikimate 1-carboxyvinyltransferase produces the protein MNDERDQIEILPRGPVRGSIRPPGSKSITNRALVCAALADGRSLLAGALDSEDTRVMIAALERLGIALEARPDAGKIAVTGCGGRLPAGGAELYVANSGTTVRFLAAMVGLGHGIFRLDGTPRMRKRPIGDLVDSLRQLGVDASAESPHACPPVVIRAAGLSGGQATVRGDVSSQFLSGLLLAAPYAAQPVVMTVQGKLVSQPYIRMTLAVMDAFGVNVASDGLRKFHVPQGHYQARHYAIEPDASAASYFFAAAAVTGGEVTVEGLSRDSLQGDVAFVDVLEKMGCRVTAAADQIRVRGGKLKGVAVEMNAISDTVQTLAAVALFAEGPTTITGVGHIRHKETDRIGALAVELRKLGATVDELPDGLRLTPAALHGAVIETYQDHRMAMSLALVGLRQPGVVIRDPGCTAKTYPRFWDDLRALG, from the coding sequence ATGAACGATGAACGAGACCAGATCGAAATTCTTCCCCGCGGGCCGGTTCGCGGCTCGATACGGCCGCCCGGCTCGAAGAGCATCACCAACCGCGCACTCGTCTGCGCGGCCCTGGCTGACGGCCGCTCGCTGCTGGCCGGCGCGCTCGACAGCGAAGATACGCGCGTGATGATCGCCGCGCTCGAACGGTTGGGCATCGCTCTCGAGGCGCGGCCCGATGCGGGCAAGATCGCAGTCACCGGATGCGGAGGCCGGCTGCCGGCCGGAGGCGCCGAGCTGTACGTCGCCAACAGCGGCACCACGGTGCGTTTTCTGGCGGCCATGGTTGGCCTGGGCCACGGAATCTTTCGGCTGGATGGCACGCCGCGGATGCGCAAGCGCCCCATCGGCGATCTCGTCGACTCGTTGCGGCAACTGGGCGTGGATGCCTCGGCGGAAAGCCCGCACGCTTGCCCGCCGGTGGTGATTCGCGCCGCCGGGCTCTCCGGCGGCCAAGCAACGGTGCGCGGCGACGTGTCGAGTCAGTTCCTCAGCGGCCTGCTGCTGGCGGCGCCCTACGCGGCCCAGCCCGTCGTGATGACCGTCCAAGGCAAACTCGTCTCGCAACCCTACATCCGGATGACGCTGGCGGTGATGGATGCCTTCGGCGTCAACGTGGCCAGCGACGGACTGCGCAAGTTCCACGTGCCGCAAGGCCATTACCAGGCACGCCACTACGCGATCGAACCCGACGCTTCGGCCGCCAGTTACTTTTTCGCCGCCGCGGCGGTCACGGGCGGAGAAGTGACGGTCGAGGGCCTTTCTCGCGACAGCCTGCAAGGCGACGTGGCCTTCGTCGACGTGCTGGAAAAAATGGGCTGCCGCGTGACCGCCGCCGCCGACCAGATCCGCGTTCGCGGCGGAAAGCTCAAAGGAGTCGCCGTCGAGATGAACGCCATCAGCGATACGGTGCAGACCTTGGCCGCGGTGGCCCTGTTTGCCGAAGGGCCGACGACGATCACCGGCGTGGGCCACATTCGCCACAAAGAGACCGACCGCATCGGCGCTCTGGCCGTCGAGCTGCGTAAGCTGGGGGCCACGGTCGATGAATTGCCCGACGGCCTGCGCCTGACGCCGGCGGCGCTGCACGGTGCGGTGATCGAGACGTATCAGGATCACCGCATGGCGATGAGTCTGGCGTTGGTCGGCTTGCGTCAGCCGGGGGTTGTGATTCGGGACCCCGGCTGTACCGCCAAGACGTATCCGCGCTTTTGGGACGACTTGCGGGCGCTCGGGTGA